A genomic stretch from Chitinophaga agri includes:
- a CDS encoding AsmA family protein, with protein sequence MTGKTRKRVLRIVLIPIAILLILAGIAVGVLYSQQQRLINLAIKELNKQLPGELVIGGSTISPFQNFPYISIGLKDIKFFATKQKTGRPMYQVEKLYVGFSLPDILRQKYNVKVIFLKKGHLDIVRDNNGNLNIVEANRIQQDTISTAAAESAALDLDIKKIVLRDLDIDFTDRPSGQHIHTKIDKIKTAFRADGKQLFADFTGGMIADYTTPADTSLFRNKHLNADFTVTYDQTRDFVTLSKGNLKLEDFSFSVSGTADLKNGNNVDFKIKGDKPDIGQLVSFAPPSVAEQLKLFKYDGRLYFDGIVKGRLSGEQMPLIQVKFGCENGWLLNAKSEKRVDSLGFKGYYTNGAEHSMKTSELHLTNMSAIPEKGIFKGNFVMKNFDDPKMVMQINSELELEFIGAFLGIPDLQRITGHISMKMDFNELVDMTLPETSMGKLKEGIQSELKVSDLTFRIPNYPHIIHNLNLHADMKNGYVKLDTLSFYFGNSDFAMNGSLSDLPALFHKQEKPVQVTFNARSKRMIMKELLSYDTAVARKAKEEIYNFNIGLALETSVKELQHPNPLPRGKFKLEKLYASFKEYPHAFHDFGAELNINDTALLLRNFGGMIDSSDILFSGRVVNYKLWFDKVMKGRTQVAFDLKSKRLAMRDVLGPISSKYVSKDYHKEVAAGLWLRAKADLRYDSVFRFAKVKLANVSGELKEHKIKVDSIRGTIKVGADKFLRLDTLTGRIGKTDFDISMRLYMGKDTVKRKKENFLQFTSHNLDLDQLTNYKLTANEDEETVVAAPAVTRTVVKDSAHASSFNIFNIPFIDFRATVNIGRIKYHRLWLRNVVSNVRMQTNQHLYLDTLGMGIADGQIGMRGHFNGTDPKKIYFRSRIRAFDVDLEKLMLKLDHFGQDYVINKNLKGRLNGQIRSRIQLHPDLTPIIDNCEAELDVAIHNGSLVNFAPMQAMSSYFKDKNLNIVRFDTLRNKLSLKNGVLHIPNMNINSSLGFMEISGKQNLDMTMEYYMRIPMKMVTTVGFQSLFGRKKEEVDPDQVDAIEYRDKDKKIRFMNIKVTGTPDNFKVGLGKAKKV encoded by the coding sequence ATGACTGGCAAGACGCGAAAGAGGGTCCTCCGTATCGTATTGATACCTATTGCTATCCTGTTAATACTGGCCGGTATTGCTGTCGGCGTACTCTATTCCCAACAGCAACGCCTGATTAACCTGGCAATCAAAGAATTAAATAAGCAGCTTCCTGGTGAGCTGGTGATCGGAGGCAGTACCATTTCTCCTTTCCAGAATTTCCCCTACATCTCTATCGGCCTCAAGGACATTAAGTTCTTTGCCACTAAACAAAAGACTGGCAGACCTATGTACCAGGTGGAAAAACTGTACGTTGGCTTCAGTCTGCCGGACATTCTGCGCCAGAAATACAATGTCAAAGTGATCTTCCTGAAAAAAGGCCACCTTGACATCGTCCGTGATAATAATGGTAACCTGAACATCGTCGAAGCCAACAGGATCCAGCAGGATACTATTTCTACTGCCGCAGCAGAATCCGCTGCCCTGGACCTGGATATCAAAAAGATCGTGCTGCGTGACCTGGATATTGACTTTACCGACCGGCCAAGCGGACAGCATATCCATACCAAAATTGATAAGATAAAGACCGCGTTCCGTGCTGATGGTAAGCAGCTCTTTGCTGACTTTACCGGGGGTATGATTGCCGACTATACCACGCCGGCGGATACTTCACTGTTCCGGAACAAACACCTGAACGCTGATTTTACCGTTACCTATGACCAGACACGGGATTTCGTGACCCTCTCTAAAGGCAACCTGAAACTGGAAGATTTTAGCTTCAGCGTCTCCGGTACCGCCGATCTGAAAAATGGGAATAATGTCGACTTCAAAATAAAGGGTGATAAACCGGATATCGGGCAACTCGTATCTTTCGCCCCTCCCTCCGTCGCCGAACAGCTGAAACTATTCAAATATGACGGACGACTGTACTTTGACGGTATTGTCAAGGGCAGGCTTTCCGGTGAACAGATGCCTTTGATCCAGGTAAAATTCGGCTGTGAAAATGGCTGGCTGCTGAACGCGAAATCTGAGAAAAGGGTAGACTCTCTCGGCTTTAAAGGGTATTACACCAATGGCGCTGAGCATTCAATGAAAACCTCAGAGCTGCACCTTACCAATATGAGCGCTATTCCGGAGAAAGGCATCTTTAAGGGTAACTTCGTCATGAAGAACTTTGACGATCCTAAAATGGTCATGCAGATCAATTCTGAACTGGAACTGGAGTTCATCGGCGCATTCCTCGGTATTCCCGATCTGCAGCGTATCACGGGCCATATCAGTATGAAAATGGACTTCAATGAGCTGGTGGATATGACCCTGCCCGAAACGTCCATGGGTAAACTGAAAGAAGGGATCCAGAGCGAACTGAAAGTAAGCGATCTGACTTTCCGTATTCCCAACTATCCACATATCATCCATAACCTGAATCTCCATGCTGACATGAAGAACGGTTATGTGAAACTCGATACCCTGTCTTTCTACTTCGGTAACTCTGACTTCGCGATGAACGGCTCCCTGAGCGATCTGCCTGCCTTATTCCATAAGCAGGAAAAGCCCGTACAGGTAACGTTTAATGCACGCAGCAAACGTATGATCATGAAAGAACTCCTTTCATATGATACGGCTGTTGCCAGAAAAGCAAAAGAGGAGATCTATAATTTCAATATCGGACTGGCACTCGAAACTTCTGTAAAAGAACTGCAACATCCGAATCCCTTGCCAAGAGGTAAGTTCAAACTGGAGAAACTGTACGCCAGCTTTAAGGAATATCCACATGCATTCCATGATTTCGGAGCTGAGCTGAATATCAATGATACCGCCCTGCTGTTAAGGAATTTTGGTGGTATGATCGATAGCAGCGATATTCTTTTCAGCGGCCGTGTGGTTAACTACAAGCTGTGGTTTGACAAGGTGATGAAGGGCAGGACACAGGTAGCATTCGACCTGAAATCCAAACGTCTGGCGATGAGGGATGTGCTGGGTCCGATCAGTAGTAAATACGTCTCCAAAGACTATCATAAAGAAGTGGCTGCCGGCCTCTGGCTGCGCGCGAAAGCAGACCTGCGCTATGACTCTGTGTTCAGATTTGCCAAGGTGAAACTCGCCAACGTGTCCGGTGAACTCAAAGAACATAAGATCAAGGTCGATAGTATCAGGGGAACGATAAAAGTGGGTGCAGATAAATTCCTGCGACTTGACACCCTTACAGGACGTATCGGTAAGACCGACTTTGACATCAGCATGCGCTTATACATGGGGAAGGATACGGTAAAACGTAAGAAGGAGAACTTCCTGCAGTTCACTTCTCATAACCTCGACCTTGACCAGCTGACCAATTATAAACTCACGGCTAATGAAGATGAAGAAACTGTTGTTGCTGCACCAGCCGTAACCCGTACCGTAGTGAAAGATTCTGCGCACGCCAGCAGCTTTAATATCTTTAATATTCCTTTCATTGATTTCAGGGCAACTGTAAATATCGGCAGGATCAAATATCACCGCCTGTGGTTAAGGAATGTTGTGTCGAATGTGCGTATGCAAACCAACCAGCACCTGTATCTCGATACTTTAGGTATGGGCATTGCTGATGGGCAGATCGGCATGAGAGGCCATTTTAATGGTACCGATCCTAAAAAGATCTACTTCCGCAGCAGGATCAGAGCATTTGACGTAGACCTGGAAAAACTGATGCTGAAACTGGATCACTTTGGACAGGACTATGTGATCAACAAAAACCTGAAAGGCCGTCTGAACGGACAGATCAGAAGTCGTATACAGTTGCATCCGGACCTGACGCCTATTATTGACAATTGTGAAGCGGAGCTGGATGTGGCCATCCACAATGGCAGCCTGGTGAACTTTGCACCGATGCAGGCCATGTCATCTTACTTTAAGGATAAGAACCTGAACATCGTTCGTTTCGATACTTTACGAAACAAGCTGTCCCTGAAAAATGGGGTGCTGCATATTCCGAACATGAATATCAACTCCTCCCTGGGCTTCATGGAGATCTCCGGAAAGCAGAACCTGGATATGACGATGGAATACTATATGCGTATCCCCATGAAGATGGTGACCACTGTCGGTTTTCAGTCCCTTTTCGGGCGTAAAAAAGAGGAAGTGGATCCTGATCAGGTAGATGCGATAGAATACCGTGATAAGGATAAAAAGATCCGGTTCATGAATATCAAGGTGACAGGTACACCAGATAATTTTAAGGTCGGATTGGGGAAAGCAAAGAAAGTGTAA
- a CDS encoding LytR/AlgR family response regulator transcription factor: MEKPFLIYVNGIRVKVNTSDIIYVAVLENYVELKLINNRSKRIKCSLKKFMNDLPAGKFLRIHRNFIVATAHIESVGKDVKMNTGVELPLSEEYRETFFSHFILY; the protein is encoded by the coding sequence ATGGAAAAACCCTTCCTGATATATGTAAATGGTATTCGTGTAAAAGTTAACACCAGTGATATCATTTATGTAGCTGTATTAGAAAATTACGTCGAGCTGAAGCTGATCAACAACCGTAGTAAACGTATAAAATGCAGTTTGAAAAAATTCATGAACGACCTTCCAGCAGGTAAATTCCTGCGTATACACAGAAATTTTATAGTAGCCACTGCACATATTGAAAGTGTAGGCAAAGATGTAAAGATGAATACAGGTGTAGAACTACCACTCAGTGAAGAGTACAGGGAGACCTTTTTCAGCCATTTTATCCTTTATTAA
- a CDS encoding CPBP family intramembrane glutamic endopeptidase: MLLSVTRNPYVNFQINYQLSLLAITLLSLTTTYLLNRKAFTIFFKPGDLRAPSEEMKLFGIKAGDNWLKTGCSLALVISLATGAFMLFQLKNADVEYRQLPGGIGWILLFALTNSFAEEMIYRMGIVSPLTDLLSPLTIFVISAVLFGLPHIAGMPSGIMGAVMAGILGLVLAKSVYETRGFFWAWTIHFIQDVIIIGALFLLSAKAI, encoded by the coding sequence ATGCTCCTGTCGGTTACCAGGAATCCCTATGTAAACTTTCAGATAAATTACCAACTCAGTCTGCTGGCCATTACCTTATTATCATTAACAACGACTTACCTGCTGAACAGAAAGGCCTTTACCATTTTTTTCAAGCCAGGTGATCTTCGCGCGCCATCCGAAGAAATGAAACTATTCGGCATTAAAGCAGGCGACAACTGGCTTAAAACAGGCTGCTCGCTGGCACTCGTCATCAGTCTGGCCACAGGAGCTTTCATGTTGTTTCAACTAAAAAATGCGGATGTGGAATACCGGCAACTGCCAGGTGGAATAGGCTGGATCTTATTATTCGCACTGACGAACTCATTTGCCGAAGAAATGATTTACAGGATGGGCATTGTATCACCACTGACAGATCTCCTTTCGCCGCTGACTATTTTCGTTATTTCAGCGGTACTTTTTGGACTTCCGCATATAGCCGGGATGCCAAGCGGCATCATGGGCGCGGTAATGGCAGGTATCTTAGGACTTGTGCTGGCCAAATCGGTATATGAAACCAGGGGGTTCTTCTGGGCCTGGACCATTCACTTTATCCAGGATGTAATAATTATTGGTGCGTTGTTCCTCCTTTCAGCAAAGGCAATTTGA
- a CDS encoding Crp/Fnr family transcriptional regulator — protein MNNLATIFKEAFDIYFNAPLHVWETFAMHGDVIQTRKNQILKKHGEKEKYFYFMLKGSGGIMLYQNNNYLCIDLCYDGEFFGDYLSFLTHEVTDLEVICFEPCTLFSISRHHFSELAKTEYGRLICQMAAESLFIHKQTQQLNLLSKTAEQRYIEMLDKQPDVIQRTPNKYIASYLGITPESFSRIRKKIM, from the coding sequence ATGAACAATTTAGCAACAATATTTAAAGAAGCCTTTGACATTTACTTTAACGCACCGTTACATGTTTGGGAAACATTTGCCATGCACGGGGACGTTATACAAACCCGAAAGAATCAGATCCTCAAAAAACATGGCGAAAAGGAAAAATATTTTTACTTTATGCTGAAAGGTTCAGGAGGCATCATGTTGTATCAAAACAACAATTATTTATGCATTGACCTTTGCTATGATGGGGAGTTCTTTGGGGACTACCTCTCGTTTCTGACGCATGAGGTAACCGACCTTGAAGTGATATGTTTCGAACCATGTACACTTTTCAGCATAAGCCGGCATCATTTCAGCGAACTTGCTAAAACCGAATACGGTAGATTGATCTGCCAGATGGCAGCTGAAAGTCTGTTCATTCATAAACAAACGCAGCAACTAAATCTGCTGTCAAAAACCGCCGAGCAACGCTACATTGAAATGCTCGATAAACAACCGGATGTCATTCAGAGAACGCCCAACAAGTATATTGCCTCCTACCTGGGTATCACGCCGGAGAGCTTCAGCAGAATAAGGAAAAAAATAATGTAG
- a CDS encoding CPBP family intramembrane glutamic endopeptidase, whose amino-acid sequence MTDHYNDNFDNSPKDQDNNTIDLRFAVKLFFVSIFYMIMVSLVTYVIVTFLHDLVTPLLKSLVNLLSYSVSLLLIIKYATNARPQQQPRSVTRGTGWKMIWLTPVLIISTLALCVWVEGLSLLVPMPEAVEEFFNDLVKPDVFSILTIVVAAPILEEVLCRGILLKGLLKNYSPDNAIGISAIFFGAIHLNPWQAIPALAIGIFLGWVFYKTRSVLPGIIIHATVNGTSVLMTFYLPDADHIFAEFSIPVYILWFAISAVIFAAGCLLIQKKGPSNLSQHPH is encoded by the coding sequence ATGACCGACCACTACAACGACAACTTTGATAATTCTCCTAAAGATCAGGACAACAATACCATCGATCTGAGATTTGCTGTAAAACTATTTTTCGTCTCGATCTTTTACATGATCATGGTAAGTCTGGTTACTTATGTGATAGTAACTTTTCTTCATGACCTGGTGACGCCCTTATTGAAATCGCTGGTCAACCTGTTAAGCTATAGCGTGTCGCTGTTACTCATCATAAAATATGCAACAAACGCGCGCCCTCAGCAGCAACCGCGATCAGTCACACGCGGAACCGGCTGGAAGATGATCTGGCTTACACCGGTATTAATTATCAGTACACTGGCGTTGTGCGTATGGGTAGAAGGATTGTCGCTGCTCGTGCCAATGCCGGAAGCTGTAGAGGAATTTTTTAATGATCTGGTTAAACCAGATGTTTTTTCAATACTGACAATCGTGGTTGCAGCACCAATCCTGGAGGAGGTTTTATGCCGGGGAATATTGCTGAAGGGTCTGCTGAAAAATTACTCCCCTGATAATGCCATCGGCATCTCAGCGATCTTTTTTGGCGCCATACATCTGAACCCCTGGCAGGCCATTCCCGCATTGGCGATCGGTATATTCTTAGGATGGGTGTTTTATAAGACACGGTCGGTATTGCCAGGAATCATTATTCATGCTACGGTGAATGGGACGTCGGTATTGATGACGTTTTACTTGCCGGATGCAGATCATATTTTTGCAGAATTCAGCATACCGGTTTATATATTATGGTTTGCTATTTCTGCGGTGATCTTCGCTGCAGGGTGTTTATTGATTCAGAAAAAGGGGCCGTCAAATCTCTCTCAACATCCACATTGA
- a CDS encoding helix-turn-helix transcriptional regulator, with amino-acid sequence MNEELSILKGIHPGIILERELRKRNFSKAQFALSIGEYPQTLGAITKGKRNMNTALALKIEQALDMEEGYFMILQVFFEIKMEKLKQHSNNSSDHPKLRRLLFWDTRMEKIDWQKQKRAVIQRVFERGNDQEKQEVIRFYGNTVVENILKYKSIPNNDT; translated from the coding sequence ATGAACGAGGAACTTTCCATACTAAAAGGCATACATCCCGGAATCATACTGGAAAGGGAACTTCGAAAAAGAAATTTTTCAAAAGCTCAGTTTGCCCTTTCGATTGGTGAATATCCACAGACGCTGGGAGCTATTACGAAGGGTAAAAGAAATATGAATACAGCTCTGGCATTGAAAATTGAGCAGGCGCTTGATATGGAAGAGGGCTATTTCATGATTTTGCAGGTATTCTTCGAAATAAAAATGGAAAAACTCAAACAGCATTCAAATAATTCCTCCGATCATCCTAAATTAAGGAGACTATTATTCTGGGATACCAGAATGGAGAAAATTGACTGGCAAAAGCAAAAGAGAGCAGTTATTCAAAGAGTATTTGAAAGGGGCAATGATCAGGAAAAACAAGAGGTCATTCGTTTTTATGGTAATACTGTAGTTGAGAATATATTAAAATATAAAAGTATCCCCAATAATGACACCTAA
- a CDS encoding nucleotidyl transferase AbiEii/AbiGii toxin family protein, translating into MTPKLHWNTVSPLLKSILLQLMNCDLFEQFRLVGGTALSLQIGHRLSIDIDLFSDAPYGSLDFDSIDKYLRNTYAYVTDPGPGPVAFGRSYFVGNCEEDAVKLDLYYTDNFIQPLLAVDNIRMATIEEIIAMKLDIVQRGGRKKDFWDLHEMIETYSPVQMIALHQQRYPYNHDEAVIKANFSNFENADDDFEPVCLRGKYWEVVKLDIMEYIRRN; encoded by the coding sequence ATGACACCTAAATTACACTGGAACACTGTTTCTCCATTGTTGAAATCTATTCTCCTGCAGTTAATGAACTGCGATTTATTTGAACAATTCCGGCTCGTAGGAGGGACCGCACTTAGTCTTCAGATAGGGCATCGCTTATCGATAGATATTGACTTGTTTAGTGATGCGCCATATGGCTCCTTGGATTTTGATTCAATCGACAAGTATCTGCGCAATACATATGCTTATGTTACAGATCCCGGGCCTGGCCCAGTGGCTTTTGGAAGGTCATATTTTGTTGGTAATTGCGAAGAGGATGCTGTTAAGCTTGATCTATATTATACCGATAATTTTATTCAGCCACTTTTAGCCGTGGACAACATCCGGATGGCCACCATAGAAGAAATAATTGCTATGAAATTAGATATAGTGCAACGTGGTGGACGCAAAAAAGATTTTTGGGATTTGCATGAAATGATAGAAACCTATTCACCAGTGCAAATGATTGCTCTTCATCAACAGCGCTACCCATATAATCACGATGAGGCAGTTATTAAAGCGAATTTCTCAAATTTCGAAAACGCGGATGACGATTTCGAACCTGTTTGTTTGCGTGGGAAATATTGGGAGGTCGTTAAGCTGGATATCATGGAATATATCAGAAGAAATTGA
- a CDS encoding P-loop NTPase family protein translates to MHITQQTTDYPQTRTNVTMSRFDYIHLLEKIGEKGRSLYGKDYAIADIDRPVVTKLIAYFLHDEEVAEKENIDLKKGLLLTGPIGCGKTALMRIISHLCLPDHRPYLKSSVDVTLEFNELGSDVILKYSKRAFNPYRKMPVAYCFDDVGQESIVNFWGNKINLMGQILFTRYNLMHSHEMVTHVITKLNATELAAMYGEEMRSRMREMFNLIAFHPESRDKRR, encoded by the coding sequence ATGCACATAACACAACAAACAACGGATTATCCACAGACAAGGACAAATGTTACGATGAGCCGTTTTGATTATATACATCTCCTCGAAAAGATCGGGGAAAAAGGAAGAAGTCTTTACGGTAAAGACTATGCAATAGCTGACATCGACAGACCTGTGGTTACAAAGCTGATCGCCTACTTCCTGCACGATGAAGAAGTGGCTGAAAAAGAGAACATTGATCTGAAGAAAGGGCTTTTACTGACCGGGCCTATAGGCTGTGGAAAGACGGCTTTGATGCGTATCATTTCACACCTGTGCCTGCCGGATCACCGTCCGTATCTTAAATCATCGGTTGACGTAACCCTGGAGTTCAATGAGCTGGGGAGTGATGTCATCCTGAAATACAGTAAACGTGCGTTCAATCCCTACCGTAAAATGCCGGTGGCTTATTGCTTTGATGATGTGGGACAGGAAAGTATTGTCAACTTCTGGGGTAATAAGATCAACCTGATGGGGCAGATACTGTTTACGAGGTATAATCTGATGCATTCTCATGAGATGGTGACACATGTTATTACGAAGCTGAATGCAACAGAGCTGGCAGCGATGTATGGGGAGGAGATGCGGAGCAGGATGCGGGAGATGTTTAATCTGATAGCGTTTCATCCGGAGTCGCGCGATAAGCGGAGGTGA
- a CDS encoding TonB-dependent siderophore receptor, whose translation MKFFITTAFVSLCCCMANAQTATEGNFHDSLSYRGTPGTPGYVRDTGRMLNTVNVLSRYYKQYSLHTVSSALRLQTPLLNLSQHIQEIGPEIIRDQASLNMTEGISRNVSGVIRQEVSNNLGPYMFMRGGQISSLRNGIDLTPIYRGPVPEDVAIIDRVEFIKGPSLFMSNIGDPAGTFNVMTKQPTGRTRQSADVMLGSWDLYRVAADLEGTLTKNKKLLYRLNTMGMRSNSFVKYDFNKRFLVAPVLKYSISDRTSVTAEYTFQQFRYGLMSPIVMTPDGFGTLPDDFTITAKDLPPYRVSDHTAFLTFSHAFNDNWTFTARGALMQNNKEGIYMWVTGVNNADPHVLLRNPKYDLDKTQVFSQQAFVNGTFHTGRFKHQLLAGVDMNQKRFTADSYVSYDTYKDATGATQLTYYPLDITHPDYNEQVPVYHTPGGVHNGNTHQKIAYYSLYALDEVSMFSNKLRITVGGRFTGITTDNNVSNVITTSSDKVFTPRIGISYSVLPSFTIYGLHDRTIVPQAGIIRTGEAVRPLKGENYELGIKKNWMDGKWNTTLAVYNIRRAGIMSADPENNQYKIQVGETRSKGIDVDIVGALTTCLNVVINYAYNDSKITHDVNKLLEGTPTPMYVKHVQNTWLNYQLPVAGYHIVSFSLGYQYQGGRGERYATATQHKTPDFFRVDAGLGWKYKHIRVNLLVNNLLNRDLIATPWYRNGLYYWVPQASANGRLSLGYNF comes from the coding sequence ATGAAGTTTTTTATTACTACTGCTTTCGTATCCCTCTGCTGCTGTATGGCAAATGCACAAACAGCCACAGAAGGTAACTTTCACGATTCACTCAGCTACCGGGGTACACCCGGCACGCCTGGATACGTTCGGGATACAGGGCGGATGCTGAATACGGTAAATGTTTTGTCCAGGTACTATAAGCAATACAGCCTGCATACTGTATCCAGTGCCTTACGCCTGCAAACGCCGCTCCTCAACCTTTCCCAGCATATACAGGAGATAGGACCGGAGATCATCCGCGATCAGGCCAGCCTGAATATGACGGAAGGTATCTCCCGTAATGTCAGCGGTGTGATCAGACAGGAAGTCTCTAACAACCTCGGGCCCTATATGTTCATGCGCGGTGGACAGATCTCTTCGCTGCGCAATGGTATTGACCTGACGCCGATCTACAGAGGGCCGGTTCCGGAAGATGTAGCCATCATTGACAGAGTAGAATTTATCAAAGGTCCTTCGCTGTTCATGAGTAACATAGGCGACCCTGCGGGCACATTTAATGTAATGACTAAACAGCCCACCGGCAGAACAAGGCAGTCTGCCGATGTGATGCTCGGCAGTTGGGACCTGTATAGAGTAGCCGCTGATCTGGAGGGTACGCTGACAAAGAACAAAAAGCTGCTGTATCGCCTGAACACAATGGGTATGCGTAGCAACTCCTTCGTGAAGTACGATTTTAACAAACGCTTCCTCGTAGCGCCTGTACTAAAATACAGCATCAGTGACCGCACTTCCGTTACTGCTGAATATACCTTCCAGCAATTCAGGTATGGCCTGATGAGCCCTATCGTCATGACGCCTGATGGCTTTGGTACGTTGCCGGACGACTTTACGATCACCGCGAAAGATCTCCCGCCTTATCGTGTGTCAGATCACACTGCGTTTCTCACTTTCTCACACGCATTTAATGACAACTGGACATTCACCGCCAGAGGTGCATTGATGCAGAATAACAAAGAGGGTATTTATATGTGGGTAACTGGTGTGAATAATGCTGATCCGCATGTATTACTGCGTAACCCGAAGTATGATCTCGATAAAACACAGGTGTTCTCGCAACAGGCATTTGTGAACGGCACCTTCCATACCGGTCGTTTCAAACATCAGTTGCTCGCCGGTGTGGATATGAATCAGAAGAGATTTACAGCGGACAGCTACGTGTCCTACGATACCTACAAAGACGCCACCGGTGCGACGCAGCTGACCTATTACCCGCTGGATATCACTCACCCTGATTATAACGAACAGGTGCCCGTATACCATACTCCCGGTGGGGTGCATAATGGAAATACCCACCAGAAAATAGCTTATTACTCTTTGTATGCACTCGACGAAGTATCGATGTTCAGTAACAAATTGAGAATAACAGTAGGTGGCAGATTTACAGGTATCACTACGGATAACAACGTCTCCAATGTAATAACCACATCATCTGATAAAGTGTTCACACCCCGTATAGGGATCAGTTATAGCGTGCTGCCGTCGTTCACCATATATGGACTGCACGACAGGACCATCGTGCCACAGGCTGGTATCATCAGGACAGGGGAAGCTGTCAGGCCGCTTAAAGGAGAGAACTATGAACTAGGTATCAAGAAGAACTGGATGGATGGGAAATGGAACACCACACTGGCGGTATATAATATTCGCCGCGCTGGTATCATGTCCGCCGATCCTGAAAACAACCAGTATAAGATCCAGGTGGGAGAGACCCGCTCAAAAGGTATTGACGTAGATATCGTTGGTGCACTGACCACCTGCCTGAATGTAGTGATAAACTATGCCTACAACGATTCGAAGATCACACATGATGTGAACAAGCTCCTTGAAGGTACGCCGACACCTATGTATGTGAAACACGTGCAGAATACATGGCTGAATTATCAGCTGCCTGTAGCGGGCTATCACATTGTTTCCTTCTCCCTTGGCTATCAGTACCAGGGCGGACGTGGCGAAAGATACGCTACCGCTACACAGCATAAAACGCCTGACTTCTTCCGGGTAGATGCTGGTCTGGGATGGAAGTACAAACATATCAGGGTGAACCTGCTGGTGAATAATCTGCTTAACAGGGATCTCATCGCCACGCCCTGGTACAGGAACGGTCTCTATTACTGGGTACCGCAGGCATCTGCCAATGGTCGTCTTTCCCTTGGATACAACTTCTAA
- a CDS encoding ABC transporter ATP-binding protein, which produces MLIAENLTKQYGEHIALDKLNLEIKTGEVYCLLGSNGAGKSTTINIFLGFIPATAGRAIIDGQEVSVNNAATRNLVAYIPEIVNLYPTLSGMENLEYFSGLSGFSYSRKELETYMQTAGLQSNALDKRVSSYSKGMRQKVGIAIALVKKARALFLDEPTSGLDPHASNEFSQIITRLSEQGVSTLMATHDLLMAKNLGNRIGIMHKGKLRHEMNAAAVSHAELTRLYIDVVKEEI; this is translated from the coding sequence ATGCTGATCGCAGAGAACTTAACGAAACAATATGGCGAGCATATTGCCCTCGATAAACTTAATCTGGAAATTAAAACAGGTGAGGTATATTGTTTGCTGGGCTCTAATGGCGCCGGTAAATCAACGACTATTAATATCTTCCTCGGCTTCATACCTGCTACTGCCGGCAGGGCGATTATTGACGGACAGGAAGTCTCCGTGAATAATGCCGCTACCCGGAATCTGGTGGCCTATATTCCGGAGATCGTCAACCTTTATCCTACACTAAGTGGTATGGAGAATCTTGAATATTTCAGCGGACTATCTGGTTTCAGTTATTCAAGAAAGGAGCTGGAAACATACATGCAAACGGCAGGCTTGCAAAGTAACGCTTTAGATAAGCGCGTATCCTCCTATTCGAAGGGCATGCGTCAGAAAGTAGGCATCGCCATTGCGCTGGTGAAGAAGGCCAGGGCCCTATTCCTGGATGAACCCACTTCGGGTCTTGATCCGCATGCCAGCAATGAATTTTCCCAGATCATCACCCGCCTGAGTGAACAGGGCGTATCTACACTGATGGCTACGCATGATCTGCTGATGGCAAAGAATCTCGGTAACCGTATTGGTATCATGCACAAAGGTAAATTACGACATGAGATGAATGCTGCTGCTGTTTCTCATGCGGAGCTCACCAGGTTGTATATTGACGTTGTTAAAGAAGAGATCTGA